Genomic DNA from Deltaproteobacteria bacterium:
CCGGCGCTGAACCTGCTCCTCCGTCCGCAACAGGTCCTTCAGATGGAACAGAAGCGGCCCGCGCTCGGTGGCGGCGAGCTCCACGTCGCGACTCATCACGATCGCCTCCTCGGGGCAGGCCTCCTCGCAGAGCCCGCAGAACATGCAGCGCGACATGTCGATGTCGAAGACGCCGGGAATGCGCTCGATGCGTTCCGCCGTCTCGCTGGGCAGGATCGTGATGCAGTCCGTCGGGCAGGCGAACTCGCACAGCCCGCACGCGACACATTTCGGTTTCCCGCTCTCGAGCTGGACGAGCACCGGGTGCCCGCGGAAGGCGTCGGCGTAGTCGAGCCGCTCCTCCGGGTACTGCACCACGAACGTCGTGGGCTTGCCGCTGAGGTAGCCCCACAGGCTGCGGAAGAATACGCGAGCCGTGATGCCGAGCCCGACGAAGATCGTGGGCAGGTAGAGGCGCTCCGCCCAGCCCAGGCGCTCATTGCGCCGC
This window encodes:
- a CDS encoding NADH-quinone oxidoreductase subunit I; this encodes MGPSSSPPRRSVESETPYSIIAPRLGISGAGVEVPGRVVKVRRNERLGWAERLYLPTIFVGLGITARVFFRSLWGYLSGKPTTFVVQYPEERLDYADAFRGHPVLVQLESGKPKCVACGLCEFACPTDCITILPSETAERIERIPGVFDIDMSRCMFCGLCEEACPEEAIVMSRDVELAATERGPLLFHLKDLLRTEEQVQRRLDLIRRDYARPS